A portion of the Rhinopithecus roxellana isolate Shanxi Qingling chromosome 19, ASM756505v1, whole genome shotgun sequence genome contains these proteins:
- the LOC115894959 gene encoding LOW QUALITY PROTEIN: chromatin accessibility complex protein 1-like (The sequence of the model RefSeq protein was modified relative to this genomic sequence to represent the inferred CDS: inserted 1 base in 1 codon), producing MADVVVGKVKCGEQQLISLPLSRIRVIMKSSPEVSSINQEALVLTAKATELFVQCLXTYSYRHGSGKEKKVLTYSDLANTAQESETFQFLADILPKKILASKYLKMLKEEKREEDEENDNDNESDHDEAES from the exons ATGGCGGACGTGGTCGTGGGCAAAGTCAAGTGCGGGGAGCAGCAGCTCATCTCGCTGCCTCTATCCCGCATCCGGGTCATCATGAAGAGCTCCCCCGAGGTGTCCAGCATCAACCAGGAGGCGTTGGTGCTCACAGCCAAGGCCACGGAGCTCTTTGTTCAATGCC GCACCTATTCCTACAGACACGgcagtggaaaggaaaagaaagtactGACTTACAGTGATTTAGCAAATACTGCACAGGAATCAGAAACTTTTCAGTTTCTTGCAGATATATTACCAAAGAAGATATTAGCTAGTAAATACCTGAAAATGcttaaagaggaaaagagggaagaagatgAGGAGAATGACAATGATAATGAAAGTGACCATGATGAAGCTGAATCCTAA
- the SLC16A6 gene encoding monocarboxylate transporter 7 isoform X2: MTQNTLKLCSKANVYTEVPDGGWGWVVAVSFFFVEVFTYGVIKTFGVFFNDLMDSFNESNSRISWIISICVFVLTFSAPLATVLSNRFGHRLVVMLGGLLVSTGMVAASFSQEVSHMYVAIGIISGLGYCFSFLPTVTILSQYFGKRRSIVTAVASTGECFAVFAFAPAIMALKERIGWRYSLLFVGLLQLNIVIFGALLRPIIIRGPGSPKTVIQENRKEAQYMLENEKTRTSIDSIDSGVELTTSPKNVPSHTNPELEPKADMQQVLVKTSPRPSEKKAPLLDFSILKEKSFICYALFGLFATLGFFAPSLYIIPLGISLGIDQDRAAFLLSTMAIAEVFGRIGAGFVLNREPIRKIYIELICIILLTVSLFAFTFATEFWGLMSCSIFFGFMVGTVGGTHIPLLAEDDVVGIEKMSSAAGVYIFIQSIAGLAGPPLAGLLVDQSKIYSRAFYSCAAGMALAAVCLALVRPCKMGLCQRHHSGETKIVSHRGKTLQDIPEDFLEMDLAKNEHRVHVQMEAV; encoded by the exons ATGACCCAAAATACATTAAAACTTTGTTCCAAAGCCAACGTGTATACTGAAGTGCCTGACGGAGGATGGGGCTGGGTGGTcgctgtttcatttttcttcgtTGAAGTCTTCACCTACGGCGTCATCAAGACATTTGGTGTCTTCTTTAATGACTTAATGGACAGTTTTAATGAATCCAACAGCAGGATCTCATGGATAATCTCAATCTGTGTGTTTGTCTTAACCTTTTCAG CTCCCCTAGCCACAGTCCTGAGCAATCGCTTCGGACACCGTCTGGTGGTGATGTTGGGGGGGCTACTTGTCAGCACCGGGATGGTGGCCGCCTCCTTCTCACAAGAGGTTTCTCATATGTACGTCGCCATCGGTATCATCTCTG GTCTGGGATACTGCTTTAGTTTTCTCCCAACTGTAACCATCCTATCACAATATTTTGGCAAAAGACGTTCCATAGTCACTGCAGTTGCTTCCACAGGAGAATGTTTCGCTGTGTTTGCTTTCGCACCAG CAATCATGGCTCTGAAGGAGCGCATTGGCTGGAGATACAGCCTCCTCTTTGTGGGCCTACTACAGTTAAACATTGTCATCTTCGGAGCACTGCTCAGACCCATCATCATCAGAGGACCAGGGTCACCGAAAACAGTCATCCAGGAAAATCGGAAAGAAGCGCAGTATATgcttgaaaatgagaaaacacgAACCTCAATAGACTCCATTGACTCAGGAGTAGAACTAACTACCTCACCTAAAAATGTGCCTAGTCACACTAACCCGGAACTGGAGCCGAAGGCTGACATGCAACAGGTCCTGGTGAAGACCAGCCCCAGGCCAAGTGAAAAGAAAGCCCCGCTGTTAGACTTCtccattttgaaagagaaaagttttatttgttaTGCATTATTTGGTCTCTTTGCAACACTGGGATTCTTTGCACCTTCCTTGTACATCATTCCTCTGGGCATTAGTCTGGGCATTGACCAGGACCGCGCTGCTTTTTTATTATCTACGATGGCCATTGCAGAAGTTTTCGGGAGGATCGGAGCTGGTTTTGTCCTCAATAGAGAGCCCATTCGTAAGATTTACATTGAGCTCATCTGCATCATCTTATTGACTGTGTCTCTGTTTGCCTTTACTTTTGCTACTGAATTCTGGGGTCTAATGTCATGTAGCATATTTTTTGGGTTCATGGTTGGAACAGTAGGAGGAACCCACATTCCACTGCTTGCTGAGGATGATGTCGTGGGCATTGAGAAGATGTCTTCTGCAGCTGGGGTCTACATCTTCATTCAGAGCATAGCAGGACTGGCTGGACCACCCCTTGCAG GTTTGTTGGTGGACCAAAGTAAGATCTATAGCAGAGCCTTCTACTCCTGTGCAGCTGGCATGGCCCTGGCTGCTGTGTGCCTCGCCCTGGTGAGACCGTGTAAGATGGGACTGTGCCAGCGTCATCATTCAGGTGAAACAAAGATAGTGAGCCATCGTGGGAAGACTTTACAGGACATACCTGAAGACTTTCTGGAAATGGATCTTGCAAAAAATGAGCACAGAGTTCACGTGCAAATGGAGGCAGTATGA
- the SLC16A6 gene encoding monocarboxylate transporter 7 isoform X1 — protein MRIINPHAIADLNYFLTFSFRLRMTQNTLKLCSKANVYTEVPDGGWGWVVAVSFFFVEVFTYGVIKTFGVFFNDLMDSFNESNSRISWIISICVFVLTFSAPLATVLSNRFGHRLVVMLGGLLVSTGMVAASFSQEVSHMYVAIGIISGLGYCFSFLPTVTILSQYFGKRRSIVTAVASTGECFAVFAFAPAIMALKERIGWRYSLLFVGLLQLNIVIFGALLRPIIIRGPGSPKTVIQENRKEAQYMLENEKTRTSIDSIDSGVELTTSPKNVPSHTNPELEPKADMQQVLVKTSPRPSEKKAPLLDFSILKEKSFICYALFGLFATLGFFAPSLYIIPLGISLGIDQDRAAFLLSTMAIAEVFGRIGAGFVLNREPIRKIYIELICIILLTVSLFAFTFATEFWGLMSCSIFFGFMVGTVGGTHIPLLAEDDVVGIEKMSSAAGVYIFIQSIAGLAGPPLAGLLVDQSKIYSRAFYSCAAGMALAAVCLALVRPCKMGLCQRHHSGETKIVSHRGKTLQDIPEDFLEMDLAKNEHRVHVQMEAV, from the exons ATGAGAATCATCAATCCTCACGCTATTGCTgatctgaattattttttaactttttccttcaGATTAAGAATGACCCAAAATACATTAAAACTTTGTTCCAAAGCCAACGTGTATACTGAAGTGCCTGACGGAGGATGGGGCTGGGTGGTcgctgtttcatttttcttcgtTGAAGTCTTCACCTACGGCGTCATCAAGACATTTGGTGTCTTCTTTAATGACTTAATGGACAGTTTTAATGAATCCAACAGCAGGATCTCATGGATAATCTCAATCTGTGTGTTTGTCTTAACCTTTTCAG CTCCCCTAGCCACAGTCCTGAGCAATCGCTTCGGACACCGTCTGGTGGTGATGTTGGGGGGGCTACTTGTCAGCACCGGGATGGTGGCCGCCTCCTTCTCACAAGAGGTTTCTCATATGTACGTCGCCATCGGTATCATCTCTG GTCTGGGATACTGCTTTAGTTTTCTCCCAACTGTAACCATCCTATCACAATATTTTGGCAAAAGACGTTCCATAGTCACTGCAGTTGCTTCCACAGGAGAATGTTTCGCTGTGTTTGCTTTCGCACCAG CAATCATGGCTCTGAAGGAGCGCATTGGCTGGAGATACAGCCTCCTCTTTGTGGGCCTACTACAGTTAAACATTGTCATCTTCGGAGCACTGCTCAGACCCATCATCATCAGAGGACCAGGGTCACCGAAAACAGTCATCCAGGAAAATCGGAAAGAAGCGCAGTATATgcttgaaaatgagaaaacacgAACCTCAATAGACTCCATTGACTCAGGAGTAGAACTAACTACCTCACCTAAAAATGTGCCTAGTCACACTAACCCGGAACTGGAGCCGAAGGCTGACATGCAACAGGTCCTGGTGAAGACCAGCCCCAGGCCAAGTGAAAAGAAAGCCCCGCTGTTAGACTTCtccattttgaaagagaaaagttttatttgttaTGCATTATTTGGTCTCTTTGCAACACTGGGATTCTTTGCACCTTCCTTGTACATCATTCCTCTGGGCATTAGTCTGGGCATTGACCAGGACCGCGCTGCTTTTTTATTATCTACGATGGCCATTGCAGAAGTTTTCGGGAGGATCGGAGCTGGTTTTGTCCTCAATAGAGAGCCCATTCGTAAGATTTACATTGAGCTCATCTGCATCATCTTATTGACTGTGTCTCTGTTTGCCTTTACTTTTGCTACTGAATTCTGGGGTCTAATGTCATGTAGCATATTTTTTGGGTTCATGGTTGGAACAGTAGGAGGAACCCACATTCCACTGCTTGCTGAGGATGATGTCGTGGGCATTGAGAAGATGTCTTCTGCAGCTGGGGTCTACATCTTCATTCAGAGCATAGCAGGACTGGCTGGACCACCCCTTGCAG GTTTGTTGGTGGACCAAAGTAAGATCTATAGCAGAGCCTTCTACTCCTGTGCAGCTGGCATGGCCCTGGCTGCTGTGTGCCTCGCCCTGGTGAGACCGTGTAAGATGGGACTGTGCCAGCGTCATCATTCAGGTGAAACAAAGATAGTGAGCCATCGTGGGAAGACTTTACAGGACATACCTGAAGACTTTCTGGAAATGGATCTTGCAAAAAATGAGCACAGAGTTCACGTGCAAATGGAGGCAGTATGA
- the SLC16A6 gene encoding monocarboxylate transporter 7 isoform X3, which yields MRIINPHAIADLNYFLTFSFRLRMTQNTLKLCSKANVYTEVPDGGWGWVVAVSFFFVEVFTYGVIKTFGVFFNDLMDSFNESNSRISWIISICVFVLTFSAPLATVLSNRFGHRLVVMLGGLLVSTGMVAASFSQEVSHMYVAIGIISGLGYCFSFLPTVTILSQYFGKRRSIVTAVASTGECFAVFAFAPAIMALKERIGWRYSLLFVGLLQLNIVIFGALLRPIIIRGPGSPKTVIQENRKEAQYMLENEKTRTSIDSIDSGVELTTSPKNVPSHTNPELEPKADMQQVLVKTSPRPSEKKAPLLDFSILKEKSFICYALFGLFATLGFFAPSLYIIPLGISLGIDQDRAAFLLSTMAIAEVFGRIGAGFVLNREPIRKIYIELICIILLTVSLFAFTFATEFWGLMSCSIFFGFMVGTVGGTHIPLLAEDDVVGIEKMSSAAGVYIFIQSIAGLAGPPLAELPGIRDYLSQPS from the exons ATGAGAATCATCAATCCTCACGCTATTGCTgatctgaattattttttaactttttccttcaGATTAAGAATGACCCAAAATACATTAAAACTTTGTTCCAAAGCCAACGTGTATACTGAAGTGCCTGACGGAGGATGGGGCTGGGTGGTcgctgtttcatttttcttcgtTGAAGTCTTCACCTACGGCGTCATCAAGACATTTGGTGTCTTCTTTAATGACTTAATGGACAGTTTTAATGAATCCAACAGCAGGATCTCATGGATAATCTCAATCTGTGTGTTTGTCTTAACCTTTTCAG CTCCCCTAGCCACAGTCCTGAGCAATCGCTTCGGACACCGTCTGGTGGTGATGTTGGGGGGGCTACTTGTCAGCACCGGGATGGTGGCCGCCTCCTTCTCACAAGAGGTTTCTCATATGTACGTCGCCATCGGTATCATCTCTG GTCTGGGATACTGCTTTAGTTTTCTCCCAACTGTAACCATCCTATCACAATATTTTGGCAAAAGACGTTCCATAGTCACTGCAGTTGCTTCCACAGGAGAATGTTTCGCTGTGTTTGCTTTCGCACCAG CAATCATGGCTCTGAAGGAGCGCATTGGCTGGAGATACAGCCTCCTCTTTGTGGGCCTACTACAGTTAAACATTGTCATCTTCGGAGCACTGCTCAGACCCATCATCATCAGAGGACCAGGGTCACCGAAAACAGTCATCCAGGAAAATCGGAAAGAAGCGCAGTATATgcttgaaaatgagaaaacacgAACCTCAATAGACTCCATTGACTCAGGAGTAGAACTAACTACCTCACCTAAAAATGTGCCTAGTCACACTAACCCGGAACTGGAGCCGAAGGCTGACATGCAACAGGTCCTGGTGAAGACCAGCCCCAGGCCAAGTGAAAAGAAAGCCCCGCTGTTAGACTTCtccattttgaaagagaaaagttttatttgttaTGCATTATTTGGTCTCTTTGCAACACTGGGATTCTTTGCACCTTCCTTGTACATCATTCCTCTGGGCATTAGTCTGGGCATTGACCAGGACCGCGCTGCTTTTTTATTATCTACGATGGCCATTGCAGAAGTTTTCGGGAGGATCGGAGCTGGTTTTGTCCTCAATAGAGAGCCCATTCGTAAGATTTACATTGAGCTCATCTGCATCATCTTATTGACTGTGTCTCTGTTTGCCTTTACTTTTGCTACTGAATTCTGGGGTCTAATGTCATGTAGCATATTTTTTGGGTTCATGGTTGGAACAGTAGGAGGAACCCACATTCCACTGCTTGCTGAGGATGATGTCGTGGGCATTGAGAAGATGTCTTCTGCAGCTGGGGTCTACATCTTCATTCAGAGCATAGCAGGACTGGCTGGACCACCCCTTGCAG AGTTGCCAGGGATTAGAGATTACCTGAGCCAGCCCTCTTGa